In one Parus major isolate Abel chromosome 13, Parus_major1.1, whole genome shotgun sequence genomic region, the following are encoded:
- the CLK4 gene encoding dual specificity protein kinase CLK4 isoform X1 gives MYLFEQRIPAPNIQQQKLWEMRHSKQSHCPEWDDRRSWDQRKHSSSRKRRKRSHSSGQESKHYKPSRISESHYLDDRAINERDHHDRRYVEEYRNDFCEVYDHRHYHRDYEKSHHHHYSKSSGRSRKSSHKRKHKRHHCSSHQSHSKSHRRKRSRSVEDDEEGHLICESGDVLRARYEIVATLGEGAFGKVVECIDHDMRGMHVAVKIVKNVGRYREAARSEIQVLEHLNNMDPSSNFRCVQMLEWFDHHGHVCIVFELLGLSTYDFIKENSFLPFHINDIRNMAYQICQSINFLHHNKLTHTDLKPENILFVESDYIVKYNAKMKRDERTLKNTDIKVVDFGSATFDDEHHSTLVSTRHYRAPEVILALGWSQPCDVWSIGCILIEYYLGFTVFQTHDSKEHLAMMERILGPLPTHMIKKSRKHYFHHDQLDWDEHSSAGRYVRRRCKPLKEFMHCQDTDHQSLFDLVRRMLEYDPAKRITLDEALQHPFFDPLNK, from the exons aTGTACCTGTTTGAACAAAGAATTCCTGCACCTAACATCCAGCAACAGAAGCTG TGGGAGATGAGGCATTCAAAGCAATCTCATTGTCCTGAGTGGGACGACAGAAGGAGCTGGGATCAgaggaagcacagcagcagccgCAAACGCAGAAAGAGGTCCCACAGCAGTGGCCAAGAGAGCAAGCACTATAAACCCAGTCGCATTTCAGAAAG tcatTATTTGGACGATAGAGCCATAAATGAAAGAGACCATCATGACCGGAGATATGTTGAGGAATACAGAAATGACTTCTGTGAAGTGTATGACCACAGGCATTATCACAGAGACTATGAAAAGAGTCACCATCATCACTATAGCAAATCCTCTGGTCGGAGCAGGAAAAGTAGTCATAAAAGGAAGCATAAGAGACATCATTGCTCCAGTCACCAATCGCATTCG AAGAGTCACCGAAGGAAAAGATCCAGGAGTGTAGAGGATGATGAGGAGGGTCACCTGATCTGTGAAAGTGGAGACGTTCTAAGAGCAAGAT aTGAAATTGTTGCGACTTTAGGAGAAGGAGCTTTTGGAAAAGTAGTGGAGTGCATAGATCATGATAT GAGAGGAATGCATGTAGCAGttaaaatagtgaaaaatgTTGGTCGATACCGGGAGGCAGCCCGTTCAGAAATACAGGTGTTGGAACACTTGAACAACATGGATCCAAGCAGCAATTT ccGCTGCGTCCAGATGCTGGAATGGTTTGATCACCATGGCCATGTCTGCATTGTGTTTGAGCTACTGGGGCTCAGTACTTATGACTTCATTaaggaaaacagctttctgCCATTTCACATTAATGACATTAGGAACATGGCCTATCAAATTTGCCAGTCTATAAACT TTCTACACCATAATAAACTAACTCACACAGATTTAaagcctgaaaatattttgtttgtggAGTCTGATTACATAGTGAAGTACAATGCCAAAATG AAACGAGATGAACGCACTTTGAAAAACACAGACATCAAAGTTGTTGATTTTGGAAGTGCAACTTTTGATGATGAGCATCATAGCACATTGGTGTCTACAAGACATTATAGAGCTCCTGAGGTTATTTTAG CACTGGGATGGTCTCAGCCGTGTGATGTGTGGAGTATTGGTTGTATTCTGATTGAGTATTACCTGGGATTTACAGTGTTTCAG ACTCATGATAGTAAAGAACACCTGGCAATGATGGAAAGAATACTGGGGCCTCTGCCTACTCACATGATCAAGAAATCCAG aaaacattattttcaccATGACCAGTTAGACTGGgatgagcacagctctgcaggccGGTATGTCAGGAGACGCTGTAAGCCTCTGAAG GAATTCATGCATTGCCAAGACACGGATCATCAAAGTCTGTTTGACCTTGTTCGCAGAATGCTGGAATATGATCCAGCCAAAAGAATTACTCTTGATGAAGCCTTGCAGCATCCATTTTTTGatccattaaataaataa
- the CLK4 gene encoding dual specificity protein kinase CLK4 isoform X3 — protein sequence MYLFEQRIPAPNIQQQKLWEMRHSKQSHCPEWDDRRSWDQRKHSSSRKRRKRSHSSGQESKHYKPSRISERRGMHVAVKIVKNVGRYREAARSEIQVLEHLNNMDPSSNFRCVQMLEWFDHHGHVCIVFELLGLSTYDFIKENSFLPFHINDIRNMAYQICQSINFLHHNKLTHTDLKPENILFVESDYIVKYNAKMKRDERTLKNTDIKVVDFGSATFDDEHHSTLVSTRHYRAPEVILALGWSQPCDVWSIGCILIEYYLGFTVFQTHDSKEHLAMMERILGPLPTHMIKKSRKHYFHHDQLDWDEHSSAGRYVRRRCKPLKEFMHCQDTDHQSLFDLVRRMLEYDPAKRITLDEALQHPFFDPLNK from the exons aTGTACCTGTTTGAACAAAGAATTCCTGCACCTAACATCCAGCAACAGAAGCTG TGGGAGATGAGGCATTCAAAGCAATCTCATTGTCCTGAGTGGGACGACAGAAGGAGCTGGGATCAgaggaagcacagcagcagccgCAAACGCAGAAAGAGGTCCCACAGCAGTGGCCAAGAGAGCAAGCACTATAAACCCAGTCGCATTTCAGAAAG GAGAGGAATGCATGTAGCAGttaaaatagtgaaaaatgTTGGTCGATACCGGGAGGCAGCCCGTTCAGAAATACAGGTGTTGGAACACTTGAACAACATGGATCCAAGCAGCAATTT ccGCTGCGTCCAGATGCTGGAATGGTTTGATCACCATGGCCATGTCTGCATTGTGTTTGAGCTACTGGGGCTCAGTACTTATGACTTCATTaaggaaaacagctttctgCCATTTCACATTAATGACATTAGGAACATGGCCTATCAAATTTGCCAGTCTATAAACT TTCTACACCATAATAAACTAACTCACACAGATTTAaagcctgaaaatattttgtttgtggAGTCTGATTACATAGTGAAGTACAATGCCAAAATG AAACGAGATGAACGCACTTTGAAAAACACAGACATCAAAGTTGTTGATTTTGGAAGTGCAACTTTTGATGATGAGCATCATAGCACATTGGTGTCTACAAGACATTATAGAGCTCCTGAGGTTATTTTAG CACTGGGATGGTCTCAGCCGTGTGATGTGTGGAGTATTGGTTGTATTCTGATTGAGTATTACCTGGGATTTACAGTGTTTCAG ACTCATGATAGTAAAGAACACCTGGCAATGATGGAAAGAATACTGGGGCCTCTGCCTACTCACATGATCAAGAAATCCAG aaaacattattttcaccATGACCAGTTAGACTGGgatgagcacagctctgcaggccGGTATGTCAGGAGACGCTGTAAGCCTCTGAAG GAATTCATGCATTGCCAAGACACGGATCATCAAAGTCTGTTTGACCTTGTTCGCAGAATGCTGGAATATGATCCAGCCAAAAGAATTACTCTTGATGAAGCCTTGCAGCATCCATTTTTTGatccattaaataaataa
- the CLK4 gene encoding dual specificity protein kinase CLK4 isoform X2 yields the protein MRHSKQSHCPEWDDRRSWDQRKHSSSRKRRKRSHSSGQESKHYKPSRISESHYLDDRAINERDHHDRRYVEEYRNDFCEVYDHRHYHRDYEKSHHHHYSKSSGRSRKSSHKRKHKRHHCSSHQSHSKSHRRKRSRSVEDDEEGHLICESGDVLRARYEIVATLGEGAFGKVVECIDHDMRGMHVAVKIVKNVGRYREAARSEIQVLEHLNNMDPSSNFRCVQMLEWFDHHGHVCIVFELLGLSTYDFIKENSFLPFHINDIRNMAYQICQSINFLHHNKLTHTDLKPENILFVESDYIVKYNAKMKRDERTLKNTDIKVVDFGSATFDDEHHSTLVSTRHYRAPEVILALGWSQPCDVWSIGCILIEYYLGFTVFQTHDSKEHLAMMERILGPLPTHMIKKSRKHYFHHDQLDWDEHSSAGRYVRRRCKPLKEFMHCQDTDHQSLFDLVRRMLEYDPAKRITLDEALQHPFFDPLNK from the exons ATGAGGCATTCAAAGCAATCTCATTGTCCTGAGTGGGACGACAGAAGGAGCTGGGATCAgaggaagcacagcagcagccgCAAACGCAGAAAGAGGTCCCACAGCAGTGGCCAAGAGAGCAAGCACTATAAACCCAGTCGCATTTCAGAAAG tcatTATTTGGACGATAGAGCCATAAATGAAAGAGACCATCATGACCGGAGATATGTTGAGGAATACAGAAATGACTTCTGTGAAGTGTATGACCACAGGCATTATCACAGAGACTATGAAAAGAGTCACCATCATCACTATAGCAAATCCTCTGGTCGGAGCAGGAAAAGTAGTCATAAAAGGAAGCATAAGAGACATCATTGCTCCAGTCACCAATCGCATTCG AAGAGTCACCGAAGGAAAAGATCCAGGAGTGTAGAGGATGATGAGGAGGGTCACCTGATCTGTGAAAGTGGAGACGTTCTAAGAGCAAGAT aTGAAATTGTTGCGACTTTAGGAGAAGGAGCTTTTGGAAAAGTAGTGGAGTGCATAGATCATGATAT GAGAGGAATGCATGTAGCAGttaaaatagtgaaaaatgTTGGTCGATACCGGGAGGCAGCCCGTTCAGAAATACAGGTGTTGGAACACTTGAACAACATGGATCCAAGCAGCAATTT ccGCTGCGTCCAGATGCTGGAATGGTTTGATCACCATGGCCATGTCTGCATTGTGTTTGAGCTACTGGGGCTCAGTACTTATGACTTCATTaaggaaaacagctttctgCCATTTCACATTAATGACATTAGGAACATGGCCTATCAAATTTGCCAGTCTATAAACT TTCTACACCATAATAAACTAACTCACACAGATTTAaagcctgaaaatattttgtttgtggAGTCTGATTACATAGTGAAGTACAATGCCAAAATG AAACGAGATGAACGCACTTTGAAAAACACAGACATCAAAGTTGTTGATTTTGGAAGTGCAACTTTTGATGATGAGCATCATAGCACATTGGTGTCTACAAGACATTATAGAGCTCCTGAGGTTATTTTAG CACTGGGATGGTCTCAGCCGTGTGATGTGTGGAGTATTGGTTGTATTCTGATTGAGTATTACCTGGGATTTACAGTGTTTCAG ACTCATGATAGTAAAGAACACCTGGCAATGATGGAAAGAATACTGGGGCCTCTGCCTACTCACATGATCAAGAAATCCAG aaaacattattttcaccATGACCAGTTAGACTGGgatgagcacagctctgcaggccGGTATGTCAGGAGACGCTGTAAGCCTCTGAAG GAATTCATGCATTGCCAAGACACGGATCATCAAAGTCTGTTTGACCTTGTTCGCAGAATGCTGGAATATGATCCAGCCAAAAGAATTACTCTTGATGAAGCCTTGCAGCATCCATTTTTTGatccattaaataaataa
- the CLK4 gene encoding dual specificity protein kinase CLK4 isoform X4 → MRGMHVAVKIVKNVGRYREAARSEIQVLEHLNNMDPSSNFRCVQMLEWFDHHGHVCIVFELLGLSTYDFIKENSFLPFHINDIRNMAYQICQSINFLHHNKLTHTDLKPENILFVESDYIVKYNAKMKRDERTLKNTDIKVVDFGSATFDDEHHSTLVSTRHYRAPEVILALGWSQPCDVWSIGCILIEYYLGFTVFQTHDSKEHLAMMERILGPLPTHMIKKSRKHYFHHDQLDWDEHSSAGRYVRRRCKPLKEFMHCQDTDHQSLFDLVRRMLEYDPAKRITLDEALQHPFFDPLNK, encoded by the exons AT GAGAGGAATGCATGTAGCAGttaaaatagtgaaaaatgTTGGTCGATACCGGGAGGCAGCCCGTTCAGAAATACAGGTGTTGGAACACTTGAACAACATGGATCCAAGCAGCAATTT ccGCTGCGTCCAGATGCTGGAATGGTTTGATCACCATGGCCATGTCTGCATTGTGTTTGAGCTACTGGGGCTCAGTACTTATGACTTCATTaaggaaaacagctttctgCCATTTCACATTAATGACATTAGGAACATGGCCTATCAAATTTGCCAGTCTATAAACT TTCTACACCATAATAAACTAACTCACACAGATTTAaagcctgaaaatattttgtttgtggAGTCTGATTACATAGTGAAGTACAATGCCAAAATG AAACGAGATGAACGCACTTTGAAAAACACAGACATCAAAGTTGTTGATTTTGGAAGTGCAACTTTTGATGATGAGCATCATAGCACATTGGTGTCTACAAGACATTATAGAGCTCCTGAGGTTATTTTAG CACTGGGATGGTCTCAGCCGTGTGATGTGTGGAGTATTGGTTGTATTCTGATTGAGTATTACCTGGGATTTACAGTGTTTCAG ACTCATGATAGTAAAGAACACCTGGCAATGATGGAAAGAATACTGGGGCCTCTGCCTACTCACATGATCAAGAAATCCAG aaaacattattttcaccATGACCAGTTAGACTGGgatgagcacagctctgcaggccGGTATGTCAGGAGACGCTGTAAGCCTCTGAAG GAATTCATGCATTGCCAAGACACGGATCATCAAAGTCTGTTTGACCTTGTTCGCAGAATGCTGGAATATGATCCAGCCAAAAGAATTACTCTTGATGAAGCCTTGCAGCATCCATTTTTTGatccattaaataaataa